The following DNA comes from Solanum stenotomum isolate F172 chromosome 11, ASM1918654v1, whole genome shotgun sequence.
TGGCATAAACATGTATTATTTTAGGAGTTAAGGGAATGCTACACAATCAAAGATCAAGAAAGAAGACGCGATCAATGATTATCTTTACAAGCTTGTACAAGGTGAGAAATTTACCATCCTGTCACTGAACACACTTCTCTCCATCAACCTGAGGGGCCTGATACCACCAGATGATTCTCTCTCCTGCATAACTCTCGTTACAAAAACATAGTTCTGAAATGTGTAAGCATATCTTTGTGGTTCCGCATAGAATGCATCTAATATGTTAAAGTGATCTGGCCCAATATCCTGCCACTTGGCAATAGGTTCGGGAACTATTTCAACAAGATCTTGCAATTCAAGTGTCTCATTAGCTATTCTCTGCAGAAAGGTTGTTTTTCCAACACTAATATTTCCCTCAACACAGAAAGTAAGTCGTTTCTTTTGTGCTGACTTCACATTGGAATCTGAGTtattctccttcaactcttcaTCCACGCTCTTTCTGATATATGAGGTGATACTCTCAGCATGGTTTCTGTGAATGATTCCAACTGAGCTTTGTAAGAACTCAACCATCTTCTCGTTGGATTTTCCAAAAAACTGCAAAGAAGCCAAAATAATGCATTTACTATAACAAAGTATATCAAGTTTTACAGGTCAAATAAGCTGCACAATTTCCTTGACATTACCCAAACATATTCTTTTAAGCTAAGTACTTCACCCTgttcaactcaataataacTGCAAAACAGAGATACCAATTACTATGTTGGCTATCCAAATTGGTCAAGTTAAACAATTAATTGGATTCACAACAGAACATGCAGCCCTAGAAAATCCTAACATATCAAAAAAACAGAGCTATATATGCCATGCATAAAAAATGATACGAGTCATGACCAAAAAACTACAACTCAAGAGTTCACACTCATCCTCTTAACACTTGTAACAGAGTCGTCCATCCATTTCGCCATGGAGGTTTCTATGCCATGCAGTTATTCAGCTACAACGCTTGGTTAAATTAATCCTTTGTAGTTAGTCCGCTTTATTCAGGGTCTAGTCATTTCAATACTACTTTCTGTAGACCCTCTAAAATTATAGGATGCCTTCTTAGGTAtggaggaaaatgttttccagtAAATATTTTCGGCAGAAAATCATTTACCCATGTTTGATTTGGTATAAATAAAGTGGCATATAATAACCATTACAAGGTGATAGATGgagtatttttttcatcaaaactGGTTGTTCCATttgatggaaaatattttccctAAAAATTATATCTAATAACCAAACACCAGAAATTGACTTCTTTATGGAAACAAAACAGACCTATAAAAACATTCCCACAGGGACCTATGAACAGAACAACacaacaaaataatgaaatgaaGAAGGTATCGGAGGAAGGCCGACAAACTTGTTACTTGTGTTTGATTGACTACTTACTGGTTAACTACTTGTTCTTTCTCGCAAGTGGGATACCTACACCCCACAAACTTAATCCTAAATACAAAGTCTATAGCCAGACTAAAAAGaacatttttctttcattaatgAATTTTCACTTTTTAACATTTCAAAACTATATACTTCAGGGAACCACAAAACTTAATTGTTTATCATTATACCTTATCTCTGTAGAGCTGTTTGAGTTGATCAACACCCATAAAACCCTTCTGCACCAGCTTCCTCAAATTCCTAGGCCCAACACCCGGTATTGTTAGCAAATCTGGACTAGCCATAACCCCTCCTtccccaccaccaccaccactcCTCTGCCTCCTATGCAACCCGGGCTTCTCCTCCGAGGCACTCACATTCTCCTCTTTATCCTCAACCCCACTTTCGAAATCCTCCACCTCCTCAGCAGAAGTCACTGGAACACCCTTCTCTGACCCAGAAGCCGAAGCCAGAGTGCCGAACCAGGCAGCACTAGTTCTACTCTGCTTCAAAACAACCCAAGCCCTCACAGTCGCAGTATCAAGAGAGCATCTACAAATACGGCAATTATTACCACTACGAGGAACAACTGCCTTTCCAGAAGAATCCGTAGACAAATTCCGGAAACCCGAAAAGGGTTTACCGAAAGTGGGATGGTGAAGCCGGTGGAGGGCGGCAGAAGTCATTCTAGGACTGGGAGCAAGTGGGTGTTTGTAAAACCCTATGGGATGAGAAAGAGGTAAAGAAAGAAGAGGATTAAGGGATAGAACTGGAGGCGGTAACGATGGGTTTCTGCTTAACAGTTTCTGCATACCTTTGGCGCATTTCACAGAGTCACCTTATGCTGTCTCAAAGTTTCATACAGTAAAGAAGAGAGTGATAAACCCTAGTAAAACTAAACCCTAGTAAGGATTTGCTTATACTTTATCTACCTCGACATAGATAGCAGAGAAGATAGAGACATATATTACAGAGAGAAACACAAAGCGGGAATAAGAAGGGTTTTTGTGTTGTGTTTGGCTTTGgggaagaaacaaaaaaaaggcaaacaccaaaatatttggattttctttttatttcaaaaaaaaaatcatcattattTTGCAAAATCATTATTTATATGTGATCAATTATgatttgattatattattgattaaattattttttaaaaaagaaaagaactcaaatctATCATCGCATTTCGCGATTCATTTATGTCATTCGCTAACAAATAATGGTATGAATATTAGGGGTGTGCATCATTGCTACAGGATCCTCTAAGGCGTTAGGATCCAAATAGCCACCCGACATTCAAGCAATCAATCATTCTTTCTATCGGAGACTTCGAGACAGTATCGGTCGATTTGATTCGGTTTTATGTATTATCTGTTcgatttttggtttttaaatatgttaaattaataaccaaatcaataagatacttttaattgatttattaGTTTTAGTCCTTAACGGTTCaattttcggtttaaccaataagaaatgcttatcaaataaatatatgact
Coding sequences within:
- the LOC125844619 gene encoding uncharacterized protein LOC125844619; this encodes MQKLLSRNPSLPPPVLSLNPLLSLPLSHPIGFYKHPLAPSPRMTSAALHRLHHPTFGKPFSGFRNLSTDSSGKAVVPRSGNNCRICRCSLDTATVRAWVVLKQSRTSAAWFGTLASASGSEKGVPVTSAEEVEDFESGVEDKEENVSASEEKPGLHRRQRSGGGGGEGGVMASPDLLTIPGVGPRNLRKLVQKGFMGVDQLKQLYRDKFFGKSNEKMVEFLQSSVGIIHRNHAESITSYIRKSVDEELKENNSDSNVKSAQKKRLTFCVEGNISVGKTTFLQRIANETLELQDLVEIVPEPIAKWQDIGPDHFNILDAFYAEPQRYAYTFQNYVFVTRVMQERESSGGIRPLRLMERSVFSDRMVFVRAVHEANWMNEMEISIYDSWFDPVVSTLPGLIPDGFIYLRASPDTCHKRMMLRKRTEEGGVSLEYLRGLHEKHESWLFPFESGNHGVLSVSELPLNFDKSVPPDIRDRVFYLEGNHMHPSIQKVPALVLDCEPNIDFNKDIEAKRQYARQVADFFEFVKKKKEVTPGAGEEQPKGNQAPVLLPQNGGLWVPGGKFSESALNLDFRRNMSFMSH